A region of the Methylobacterium nodulans ORS 2060 genome:
CCCGGACGGACGCTGGAAGAGGCGGAGGCCGCGGCCAACCGTATACGCCTGCGCTGCACCCATCTGCGCTTCAAGGGCGCCCGCGGCCCGGTCCAGCTCACCTGCAGCTTCGGCGTGAGCGCGTGGTCCGAGGGCGAGACGGTGGCGAGCCTCCACAAGCGGGCGGACATCGCCCTCTACGAAGCGAAATCGATCGGGCGCAACCGTGTGGTCTCCGCATTCGCGGACCTCATCCTCGCCCGGGCGGGCTGAATAGAAACTGACGTGAGTGGAAACCACCCTGCACCTCAGCATGAGGGCCGGTGGGGCTGCCCCAGAAGGAAGCGCTCGGTCAGCCGGCTTCATCCGTCAGGGTCAGCGCAGCCGGTGGCAAACTCATACCGGCTCGGCGGCCCGATGCGGCAGCCTCTCGGGCCGTTGGTATAACCACGCTCGGATGCGGATTGGAGCATCCGACGGGCGCTCGGCGTCTCGGTAGACGGCCGCGATGGCGCAGCCCCACCCCTCTGTCCTATGGCATCGCGGCGGCGGGACGGACTGTCCAGATCCGGCACAATCACCAGATGCAGATGTCCCGCGTGTCGGGACGAATCCGGCCGATTCACGCCGAACCCGAAGCTCTGCCAGCCCCCGGTCAACCTTAACGACGGGAAATTTCCCTGTAATCTCAGTGCGGTCCACGGAGAGATTCAGCTCCTGGAACGCCGCTTGATCATCACGCTCCGTCAACCCTGGCGCGTGTCCCGCGCCGAGACGGAGGCAGAACGGCATGAGTGACGCCGTGAGAGTGCTGATCATTGATGAGCCGCCGGATCTCGGGGCAGTCTTCCGGGCGACGCTGGAGCACCATCCGGACCTGCGCACCGTGGACGAGACGGACCTGCGCGCTGGGCTTGAAGGAGCGCCCCTCGACGGCGTGGCGCTGGTCTTCGCGCCGGAGCGCGGGGCGAGCGCGATCGCCGCCCTGCGCGAGCGTCACCCGCGCCTGAAGGTGCTGGTGGCCTTCCTGGCGGCCGACGCCGCGGCGCTCGCCCGCCTCGCCGAGGCGGGAGCCGACGCCTTCGTGGCCCGGACCGCGGCCCCGCGCGAGGTCTGCGCGGCGATCCTCGCCCTCGCCCGCGGCCTCCCGCTCGGCGGCGGGACGCCCGACCTGACCGGGCAGGAGGACGTGGCGGCGAGCCTCGGCCTCACGCCCCGCGAGGCCGAGGTGCTGCGCTTTCTCAGCGCCGGCTTCAGCAACAAGGAGGTGGCGCGCCGCCTCACCGTCAGCGTCCGCACCGTCGAGACGCACCGGCTCAACCTGCGCCGCAAGACCAAGACCGGGCGCCTCAAGGACCTCGTGCAGCTCGCCCGGCAGATGGGCCTGGCCCCCGTCTTCGATACCGAACCGGCCTCCCATCGCCCGACCGGCTCGATCCGCAACCCCCGCCACCAGAGCCACGCGGCGCCCCCCCACTGAGGGGGGCGCCAGCGGGCTTTAAGCCCGTGCGGGCCTTGATCCCGTCCCGCCTTGCCGCCCCGTCAGGCCGCCCGCCGGGAGGCGGACCGCCCACGGGGCTTGGCGGCACCCCTGGCCGTCTTGCGGCTGCGGCCGGACGCGGAGGCGGGCTCGACCTCCACCGCCGAGCCGGCGAGCCGGGCCTGCAGCAGGGCGAGCACCGCGGTCTCCTCCGGCCGCAGCCGGTGGATGTCCTCGCGCAGCTCCGCCTGCACCTCGTCCCGGATCTGGAGCAGGAGCTTGCCTTCGAGGTAGCAGCCCAGGATCTCGGGGTGGACGTAGCACTTGCGGCAGATCGTCGGCGTGTTGCCGAGCCGCTCGGCCACCCGCTCGATGGCGCTGCGGATGTTGCGCTTGGCCGCCGCCTGGCTGTCGAAGACCTCGAATTCCTGCAAGGCGAGCGCCGCCAGCACCGTGCCGGACCAGGTGCGGAAATCCTTGGCGGTGATGTCGCGCCCGGAGATCTCGCGCAGATAGGCGTTCACGTCCGCCGAGGTGACGTCGCGCTGCACCCCGTCCTCGTCGAGGTACTGGAACAGCTCCTGGCCGGGCAGATCCTGGCAGGCCTTGACGATCCTGGCCACGCGCCGGTCGCGGACCGAGAGCTGCCAGACCTTGCCGCTCTTGCCCTTGAACCGGAACTTCAGCGCCGCGCCCTCCACCGTCACGTGCGGGTCGCGCAGGGTGGTGAGACCGTAGCTGCGGTTCGAGCGGGCGTAATCGTCGTTGCCGACCCGGATCAGCGTGGTCTCCAGCAGGTGGACCACGGTGGCCAGCACCTTCTCGCGCGGCAGGCCGCGCAGGCTCATGTGCTCCTGCACCGTGGCGCGCAAGGCCGGCAGCGCCTCCGCGAAGGCCATCATGTGGGCGAATTTCGTCGATTCCCGCACCTCGCGGAACTGCGGGTGGTAGCGGTACTGCTTGCGCCCGCGCTCGTCGCGCCCCGTCGCCTGGATGTGGCCGTTGGCATGCTGGCAGATCCAGACCTCCGTGTAGGCCGGCGGGATCGCCAGCGCCTTGATGCGCTTGAGCACCGCCTCGTCCTTCACCGGCCGGCCGTCCGGATCGATGTAGCGGAAGCCGCGCCCGTTGCGCTTGCGCCGGTAGCCCGGCTCCTCGTCGCTCACATAGCGCAGGCCCGCCTCGCGGGCGGCGTCGCGGGTGTCGCCGCGATCCTCCGGCGCGCCTTCCGCCTTCGCGGGATCCGACAGCATGCAGGGCCTCTTCGACGGTGGGACGCCTCGGGACTCTGCTCAACTGGAGCGTGCCGCCGTGGGTTCCTGGCCTCTGCTTCTGGATCTCCGCCGCGACCGCGCCCCTGCCGCGCGGCGTGTTGGCTTGCCCCGCCAAGTCTGCTTAAGCGTCCGGCGACGTAAAGCACGGAGATCCGCGTGACGGCGCAGCACGGCCGAAAAACCATCGCCTTCGTCGTCACGGAGGATTGGTTCTTCGCCTCGCACTTCCTGCCGATGGCCCACGCCGCGGTTGTGGCCGGCCATGACGTCGCGGTCGTGACGCGGGTGCGCGCCCACCGGGAGGCGATCGAGGCCACCGGCGCGCGTGTCGTCGCCCTCGACGCGGAGCGGTCGAGCCTCAACCCCATGGCGGCGGGCTATGCCGCCGGACAGCTCGCCGCGATCCTCAAGGCCCTGCGGGCCGACCTCGTCCACTGCATCGCCCTGCGCGGCATCCTGGTCGGCGGCGCTGCCGCCGCCCTCGCGGGAATCCCGCGGCGGGTCTATGCGCTCACCGGCCTCGGCCTCGTCGGCGCCCGGCAGGATCGGGCCGGTCGGCTCGCGCGCACGGCCCTGCGGCACCTGATCCGCGGGCCGCTGGAGACCGCCCGCACCCGCTACCTGTTCGAGAACCCGGACGATGCCGCGCTCCTGGGGCTCGATCCCGCGGAGGCGCGCGTTACCATCGTCGGCGGGGCCGGCATCGACCCCGCAATCTGGGTTCCCGCCCCTCTCCCCCCGCAGCCCCCGCTCCGCGTCGCCCTCGTCGCCCGCATGCTCTGGTCGAAGGGCGTCGACACGGCCGTCGCGGCCGTGCGCCTCGCGCGGGCGGGCGGGGCCCCGGTCGAGCTCGGGCTCTACGGCGCGCCCGATCCGTCGAATCGCCGCGCCATTCCCGAAGCGACCCTGCGCGACTGGTCCCGCGACGGGGTCGCGTGGCACGGGCCGACCGCGGACGTGGCGGCGATCCATGCCGCCTCGCACGTCGCCTGCCTGCCCTCGCGCGGCGGCGAGGGCCTGCCCCGCACGCTCCTCGAAGGGGCGGCCTGCGGCCGGGCCCTCCTCACCACCGCCGTGCCGGGCTGCCGCAGCCTGGTGCGGGACGGCGTCGAGGGGCTGGTGGTTCCGCCGGACGATCCGCCTGCGCTCGCCGCCGCGCTCGCCCGCCTCGCCGCGGATCCGGCCCTCGTCGCCTCCATGGGAGCGGCCGCCCGGCGGCGCATCCTGGAGGGCGGCTTCACCGAGGAGGCGGTCGCCGGCGCGGTCGCCCGCCTCCATGCGGAGATGCTGGCATGATTCCGGGCTCCG
Encoded here:
- a CDS encoding response regulator transcription factor; its protein translation is MSDAVRVLIIDEPPDLGAVFRATLEHHPDLRTVDETDLRAGLEGAPLDGVALVFAPERGASAIAALRERHPRLKVLVAFLAADAAALARLAEAGADAFVARTAAPREVCAAILALARGLPLGGGTPDLTGQEDVAASLGLTPREAEVLRFLSAGFSNKEVARRLTVSVRTVETHRLNLRRKTKTGRLKDLVQLARQMGLAPVFDTEPASHRPTGSIRNPRHQSHAAPPH
- a CDS encoding DNA topoisomerase IB produces the protein MLSDPAKAEGAPEDRGDTRDAAREAGLRYVSDEEPGYRRKRNGRGFRYIDPDGRPVKDEAVLKRIKALAIPPAYTEVWICQHANGHIQATGRDERGRKQYRYHPQFREVRESTKFAHMMAFAEALPALRATVQEHMSLRGLPREKVLATVVHLLETTLIRVGNDDYARSNRSYGLTTLRDPHVTVEGAALKFRFKGKSGKVWQLSVRDRRVARIVKACQDLPGQELFQYLDEDGVQRDVTSADVNAYLREISGRDITAKDFRTWSGTVLAALALQEFEVFDSQAAAKRNIRSAIERVAERLGNTPTICRKCYVHPEILGCYLEGKLLLQIRDEVQAELREDIHRLRPEETAVLALLQARLAGSAVEVEPASASGRSRKTARGAAKPRGRSASRRAA
- a CDS encoding glycosyltransferase, coding for MTAQHGRKTIAFVVTEDWFFASHFLPMAHAAVVAGHDVAVVTRVRAHREAIEATGARVVALDAERSSLNPMAAGYAAGQLAAILKALRADLVHCIALRGILVGGAAAALAGIPRRVYALTGLGLVGARQDRAGRLARTALRHLIRGPLETARTRYLFENPDDAALLGLDPAEARVTIVGGAGIDPAIWVPAPLPPQPPLRVALVARMLWSKGVDTAVAAVRLARAGGAPVELGLYGAPDPSNRRAIPEATLRDWSRDGVAWHGPTADVAAIHAASHVACLPSRGGEGLPRTLLEGAACGRALLTTAVPGCRSLVRDGVEGLVVPPDDPPALAAALARLAADPALVASMGAAARRRILEGGFTEEAVAGAVARLHAEMLA